Part of the Paracoccus sp. S3-43 genome, CGCCGAAAGCGGGCTGGCGACCTTCCGCGCCAGCGACGGCTTGTGGGAAAACCACCGGGTCGAGGACGTGGCGACGCCCGAAGGCTTTGCCGCCGATCCCGACCTGGTGCATCGCTTCTACAACATGCGCCGCGCGGCGGCGGCGGCGGCGCAGCCCAATCCGGCGCATCTGGCCCTGGCCGATCTGGCGCGGCGGCACGACCTGACGCTGGTCACGCAGAATGTCGACGACCTGCACGAACGCGCGGGCAGCCCGGACGTGATCCACATGCACGGCAGCCTGACCGGCGCGCTGTGCGCGGCCTGCGGATATCGCTGGCCCGCGCCGCCGGTCATGTCCCCCGCCGACCCCTGCCCCGCCTGCGCCCGCCCCGCAACCCGGCCCGACATCGTCTGGTTCGGGGAAATGCCCTATCACATGGAACGCATCTGGGACGCGCTGGAAAGCGCCGAGCTGTTCGCGGCCATCGGCACCTCGGGCAATGTCTATCCGGCGGCGGGCTTTGCCCAACATGTCCGGCGGCGCGGCGTCGAATGCGTGGAACTGAACCTGGATGCCAGCGCCAATGCGCGCGACTTCCACCGCCGCATCACCGGGCCCGCCAGCCGGACGGTGCCGGACTGGGTGGCCTCGCTGGGCTGATTGCGCTTGCCTGCGCGCCGGTCCCTGGGCTATGGCAGCGATGCCTCGGTTCCGGGCCTCAAACCCGGTTAAAAGGGAACGCGGTGAAAATCCGCGACTGCCCCCGCAACTGTCAGCGGAGAGCCGGGCCGGACAACGCCACTGGTCCCAGAGGGACCGGGAAGGCCCGGCCAAGCCTTGACCCGCAAGTCAGGAGACCTGCCGAACGCGATCACCCTGACGGCGTGCGAGGGGCGCGCCGGAAACGGAAACTTCCGTCGTGGTGGTGTCGCTGTCCGGCGGGCCAAAACCTGCCAGACCAACCGCATCGCGCCCTGGCCCCTGGCCGGGGTTCCTGGAAGGATGTCATTCGTGACCGCAAGACCCATTGTCCTGACCCTGACCGCCGCCTTGGCCCTGACCACGGCCCTGCCCGCCGCCGCGCAGGATGCCGCCCCCGACGCCATCGTCCTGGACGACATCACCCTGACCGCCAACCGCGAGGCCACCGACCTGAGCCGGTCGG contains:
- a CDS encoding NAD-dependent deacylase encodes the protein MRITVLTGAGISAESGLATFRASDGLWENHRVEDVATPEGFAADPDLVHRFYNMRRAAAAAAQPNPAHLALADLARRHDLTLVTQNVDDLHERAGSPDVIHMHGSLTGALCAACGYRWPAPPVMSPADPCPACARPATRPDIVWFGEMPYHMERIWDALESAELFAAIGTSGNVYPAAGFAQHVRRRGVECVELNLDASANARDFHRRITGPASRTVPDWVASLG